A window of the Desulfobacula toluolica Tol2 genome harbors these coding sequences:
- a CDS encoding penicillin-binding protein 1A produces the protein MAKIKSKSEVLKQRSKKKEKNIISSLFKWFFILLILTGLLGCAGLAGLYYYLSQDLPKINTLEDYRPSTVTNVFSDDGRKIGEFYEERRIVIPLPEMPDNLIHAFVAAEDSRFREHPGIDILSIFRASLKNFKAGTIVQGGSTITQQVTKSFLLSPERTYKRKLKEAILAYRIEKKFTKDEILFLYLNQIYLGHGAYGVEAASENYFGKHAKDLNLAECSMLAGLPQAPSRYSPFRFPDRAKQRQIYVLNRMKEDGLITNIEATAAIDLKLDIKPRKNWFIERVPCYTEHVRRYVEKHYGKDALYKQGLQIHTAVNIELQKIGRAAVNKGLIELDRRTGYRGPLKNIPALKIEAFCAQISEELDNRMMEKGQVYQGVVLSVDDENSVTNVRAGNFKGIIKFETMSWARKPDPKLAYYETKIQKPSQVLKSGDVILVKVVNDSVEDNLLEFTLEQEPLAQSALLSIEAETGHVKTMIGGRDYKNSQFNRAYQSRRQPGSAFKPIIYAAALDKGYTAASVIIDSPVVYEDTKRDFTWKPRNYKETFFGPTLFREALVKSRNIVTIKILKDIGIDYIIDYARNLGIHSDISHDLSIALGSSGLSLLEIINAYSVFSNLGYLIEPVFITKIYDRDQNLLETSKLIRKKVIDMSTAYIMTNIMESVVKSGTGWRIKALKRPVAGKTGTTNNLFDAWFLGYTPRYTTGVWVGLDQEAPLGKGETGSRAASPIWLEYMKNALEGKPVRTFNVPEGIVFAKIDAKTGLLPTEESEKTVFECFKEGTVPTEFSPKSDTASDTEDLFKQGI, from the coding sequence ATGGCAAAAATAAAAAGCAAATCAGAAGTACTTAAACAAAGAAGCAAAAAAAAAGAAAAAAACATTATCAGCTCTCTTTTTAAATGGTTTTTTATTCTATTGATCCTTACAGGCCTTTTGGGATGTGCAGGACTTGCCGGTCTTTACTATTATCTTAGCCAGGATCTGCCCAAAATAAACACATTAGAAGATTACCGACCCTCAACAGTTACCAATGTATTTTCAGATGATGGAAGAAAAATAGGAGAATTTTATGAGGAGCGGCGAATTGTAATTCCATTGCCTGAGATGCCGGACAACTTGATCCATGCATTTGTCGCAGCAGAAGACTCAAGGTTCCGGGAACATCCGGGCATTGATATTCTTTCCATATTCAGGGCCTCTTTAAAAAACTTTAAAGCCGGTACAATTGTTCAGGGTGGGTCCACGATCACCCAGCAGGTCACCAAATCTTTTTTACTGTCTCCGGAACGAACTTATAAAAGAAAGCTTAAAGAAGCCATTTTGGCCTACAGAATTGAAAAAAAATTCACAAAAGATGAAATCCTTTTTCTTTACCTGAACCAGATCTATCTGGGCCACGGTGCATATGGTGTAGAAGCGGCATCGGAGAACTATTTTGGCAAACACGCCAAAGATCTTAACCTGGCCGAATGTTCCATGCTGGCAGGGCTGCCCCAGGCACCCAGCAGATATTCTCCTTTCAGATTTCCAGACCGTGCTAAACAGCGTCAGATATATGTGTTGAACCGGATGAAGGAAGACGGTCTGATAACAAATATTGAGGCCACCGCAGCCATTGATCTGAAACTGGATATCAAACCCAGGAAAAACTGGTTTATTGAAAGAGTGCCCTGTTATACCGAGCATGTCAGAAGATATGTGGAAAAACATTATGGCAAAGATGCCCTATACAAACAAGGGCTTCAAATCCATACCGCCGTCAATATTGAACTTCAGAAAATTGGAAGGGCAGCTGTCAACAAAGGGCTGATTGAACTTGACAGGCGAACGGGGTATAGAGGGCCATTGAAAAACATCCCTGCACTTAAAATTGAAGCTTTTTGTGCGCAAATTTCAGAAGAACTTGACAACCGGATGATGGAAAAAGGACAAGTCTATCAGGGAGTTGTATTAAGTGTTGATGATGAAAACAGTGTCACTAATGTAAGAGCAGGAAATTTCAAGGGTATAATTAAATTTGAAACCATGTCATGGGCAAGGAAACCAGACCCAAAGCTTGCTTATTATGAAACCAAAATCCAAAAACCTTCCCAGGTACTTAAATCCGGGGATGTCATTCTGGTTAAAGTCGTCAATGACAGTGTTGAAGACAACCTGCTTGAATTTACACTGGAACAGGAACCCTTAGCTCAGTCTGCCTTGTTGAGCATTGAGGCGGAAACAGGCCATGTAAAAACAATGATTGGCGGACGTGACTATAAAAACAGCCAGTTCAACCGGGCCTATCAATCCAGGCGCCAGCCGGGAAGCGCATTCAAACCCATTATTTATGCTGCAGCGCTGGATAAGGGGTATACGGCTGCCAGTGTCATTATTGATTCACCGGTTGTCTACGAAGACACAAAACGTGATTTCACCTGGAAACCCAGAAATTATAAAGAGACGTTTTTCGGCCCGACCCTGTTCCGGGAAGCCCTTGTAAAATCAAGAAATATTGTAACCATTAAAATTCTTAAAGACATCGGTATTGATTATATAATTGATTATGCAAGAAATCTTGGCATTCATTCGGATATCAGTCATGATCTTTCCATTGCACTGGGGTCGTCCGGACTCTCATTGCTTGAAATTATCAATGCCTACTCCGTATTTTCAAACCTGGGTTACCTGATTGAACCGGTATTTATCACAAAAATTTACGACCGGGACCAAAATCTGCTGGAAACTTCCAAACTGATTCGAAAAAAAGTCATTGATATGAGTACGGCCTATATCATGACCAATATCATGGAAAGCGTTGTAAAATCAGGAACCGGCTGGCGCATCAAAGCCCTTAAACGCCCTGTGGCAGGGAAAACCGGAACAACAAACAATCTGTTTGATGCCTGGTTTCTGGGATATACGCCAAGATACACAACAGGGGTATGGGTGGGCCTTGACCAGGAAGCCCCTCTTGGAAAAGGAGAGACAGGTTCCCGCGCCGCCAGCCCCATCTGGCTTGAGTATATGAAAAATGCCCTGGAAGGAAAACCTGTCAGAACTTTCAATGTTCCAGAGGGCATTGTTTTTGCCAAAATAGATGCCAAAACAGGTTTGCTTCCCACTGAAGAATCGGAAAAAACAG
- a CDS encoding response regulator — translation MDKQNRILIVDDEKINIKLLTNFLQDEYKIMAARTGKQALKAVRGPNPPDLILLDIILPEMDGYEICNAIKKDEKNRHIPIIFVTAVSEVMDEAKAFDLGAVDYITKPFNPVTVKARVNTHIQLSTTMRDLKAALAKVKKLSGLLPICAKCKKIRDDQGYWNEVDLYLEKNSNAKFSHGICPDCSDELYGNHDWYQKKKTTQLKRP, via the coding sequence ATGGACAAACAAAATCGAATTCTGATCGTAGATGACGAAAAGATAAACATTAAACTATTGACCAATTTTTTACAGGACGAATATAAAATTATGGCTGCCAGAACAGGCAAACAGGCCTTGAAAGCAGTCAGAGGGCCGAACCCGCCGGATTTAATTCTTCTTGACATCATATTGCCTGAAATGGACGGATATGAGATATGTAATGCCATTAAAAAGGATGAGAAAAACCGCCATATACCCATAATATTTGTCACGGCCGTATCCGAGGTAATGGATGAGGCCAAAGCGTTTGACCTTGGAGCGGTAGACTATATTACAAAACCGTTTAACCCTGTTACGGTAAAAGCCAGAGTTAACACGCATATCCAACTCAGCACAACTATGCGTGATTTAAAAGCAGCTCTGGCAAAAGTCAAAAAATTAAGCGGTCTTTTACCCATCTGCGCAAAGTGTAAAAAAATCAGGGATGATCAAGGGTATTGGAACGAAGTTGATCTTTACCTGGAAAAAAACTCAAATGCAAAATTCAGTCATGGAATATGCCCGGACTGCTCAGACGAACTATATGGGAATCATGACTGGTATCAAAAAAAGAAAACAACTCAACTCAAACGCCCTTAA
- a CDS encoding diguanylate cyclase domain-containing protein, whose protein sequence is MDEFNRILIVDDERQNIKILTEFLRDDYKIMAAKDGETAITALTKSTLPDLILLDIMMPGINGYEVIKQLKSNERTREIPVIFITALDATDDESLGFEMGAVDYITKPFKPVIVKARLKTHLQLKQKTDLLDRLASFDGLTQIPNRRNFDMVLEKEIGKTLRNGSLLSLLLMDIDHFKKFNDNYGHIEGDACLKKVALALKEVISRPGDFVARYGGEEFAMILPETDLKGAIHIARQAQQSVQRLCIPHATSKVSKYLSISIGVATKLSGKKDNPIELTQKADTALYQAKANGRNCVVSASQ, encoded by the coding sequence ATGGATGAATTTAATCGAATCTTGATTGTTGACGATGAAAGACAGAATATTAAAATTTTAACCGAATTCCTCAGGGATGATTATAAAATCATGGCGGCAAAAGATGGGGAAACCGCGATTACGGCCTTGACAAAATCGACCTTGCCGGATCTGATCCTGTTGGACATAATGATGCCGGGAATAAATGGTTATGAAGTTATTAAACAGCTTAAGTCAAATGAGAGAACCAGAGAAATTCCTGTTATTTTTATCACAGCCTTAGATGCAACCGATGACGAGAGCCTGGGATTTGAGATGGGAGCTGTGGATTATATTACCAAGCCATTCAAGCCTGTTATTGTCAAGGCAAGACTCAAGACACATTTACAGCTGAAGCAAAAAACAGATCTGCTTGACCGCCTGGCGTCATTTGACGGCTTGACTCAGATTCCCAATCGCCGGAACTTTGATATGGTCCTTGAAAAAGAGATAGGCAAAACATTAAGGAACGGCTCTTTGCTGTCATTGCTTCTCATGGATATTGATCATTTTAAGAAGTTTAACGACAATTACGGCCATATTGAAGGAGATGCATGTTTAAAAAAAGTGGCTCTGGCTTTGAAGGAAGTTATTTCAAGACCAGGAGACTTTGTGGCCCGTTACGGCGGAGAAGAATTTGCCATGATTCTCCCGGAAACAGACTTAAAAGGCGCAATCCATATCGCCCGACAGGCACAACAGTCAGTACAACGATTGTGTATTCCTCATGCCACGTCCAAGGTGTCGAAATATTTGAGCATTAGCATTGGTGTGGCAACAAAGCTTTCAGGCAAGAAAGACAACCCAATAGAATTGACACAAAAAGCAGACACAGCCCTTTATCAGGCCAAAGCCAATGGCCGCAATTGTGTTGTTTCCGCCTCCCAATAG
- a CDS encoding PAS domain-containing hybrid sensor histidine kinase/response regulator, with protein MKKEQSVKLRNSVAYQLLKIVFAIYFLISISITLGHMVMEYLSAKKMVKDELVLLQKTFEDGLSTSLFDMNDEQLNSIVDGMYNVPILVGIKIEPVNPDIPVTSIAIGSVIGPDGQQIIINAKEKSRSSSDAASSLIDHSFTIYQPASLVKIGRGTLYSSKKIIFSKVKNGFIRIIIFAIIKTISLWCLFLWAAHGRLSRPLRQMAMEVSRLDLTNLEGIKINLRAKAGTELKILEESFNKMIQNSSRLTKSIMESEKKYRKIFENASEGLFQVSPSGGIISANPAMARMLGYADPDEMIRLVNDVSKQCYANPDDHADFTDMVKKEIRLTGFERQFKRKDGSIFWGVASGQSVKDSHDNLLYYEGSLVDTTGQKEKIKAEKARIAAEEASRSKSEFLANMSHEIRTPMNAIIGLAHLAQKTDMTPKQNDYLNKIEASGLSLLGIINDILDFSKIEANKLSIESIEFDLQAVLDNVVNLINIKAEEKGLELLFDVSRDVPLGLVGDPLRLGQILINLAGNSIKFTLNGQILIKVALLNEDPEKARARLQFSVSDSGIGMTQDQISKLFQSFSQADGSTTRQYGGTGLGLTISKQLVGMMGGEISVKSIYGEGSTFTFTAEFGVQTQKPFIPMISPGELHGMRVLIVDDNEKSREILRDLMKEFHFNVSEVPSGEAAISELKTSSKKAPYDLVLMDWQMNGMDGIETARRIKEDSGIAKIPAILMVTAFGREEVMSQAQTVGLDGFLIKPINRSLLFDAIMDLFGRSNLPDQDLVSRETTRINGIDYVCGARILLVEDNKINQQVATELLESAGLIVTVAGDGLEALAVLKDTDSVFDGILMDIQMPNMDGFETTRMIRKNPALSELPIIAMTANAMAGDREKCLDAGMNDHIPKPIEPDILFKTLIKWLPETAPRLPQHTNLADHKNKTDLPGHLNGIDMQTGLRRTGNNPGFYYKLLKDFLAGHGDDAERILDAFEKHDFDLALRLVHTLKGVAGGIGAISLYESSQKLELSLKENQTDIQNDLFSQLRKDLQQLVDGLTPHIKEPLNKSYADSAPVDNAAIDALLEKIRLMIEEMDPDAEENAGKLHQILKQNHIAGADLAETLLTQSGDFDFEAALITFNELKTILLSNMHDLKHEVCEEA; from the coding sequence ATGAAAAAAGAACAGTCCGTTAAATTAAGGAATTCGGTCGCTTATCAACTCTTAAAAATTGTTTTTGCCATTTACTTTCTTATCTCTATTTCCATCACCTTGGGACATATGGTCATGGAATACCTGTCGGCAAAAAAAATGGTGAAAGATGAACTTGTTCTTCTTCAAAAGACATTTGAGGACGGCCTATCAACTTCTTTGTTTGACATGAACGATGAACAGCTCAATTCCATTGTAGACGGCATGTATAATGTCCCGATACTTGTGGGGATTAAAATTGAACCTGTAAATCCCGATATCCCGGTAACATCCATTGCCATTGGCTCGGTGATCGGACCTGACGGCCAACAGATTATCATCAATGCAAAAGAGAAAAGCCGATCTTCATCAGATGCTGCAAGCAGTCTCATTGACCATTCCTTTACTATTTATCAACCGGCATCCCTGGTAAAGATTGGCAGGGGCACACTTTATTCAAGTAAAAAAATTATTTTTTCCAAGGTAAAAAACGGATTCATCCGGATCATTATCTTTGCCATTATAAAAACAATTTCTTTGTGGTGCCTTTTTTTATGGGCAGCCCACGGCCGCTTGAGCAGACCTCTTCGCCAAATGGCCATGGAAGTGTCCCGTCTGGATTTAACGAATCTTGAAGGGATTAAAATCAATCTCCGGGCCAAAGCGGGAACTGAATTAAAGATTCTCGAAGAGAGCTTTAACAAGATGATTCAAAATTCAAGCCGGTTAACCAAATCCATTATGGAATCTGAAAAAAAGTATCGGAAAATATTTGAAAATGCCAGTGAAGGGCTTTTTCAGGTTTCTCCTTCCGGCGGCATCATCAGCGCCAACCCGGCCATGGCCAGAATGCTGGGATATGCAGATCCGGACGAAATGATACGCCTGGTCAATGATGTTTCAAAACAATGCTATGCAAATCCTGACGATCATGCCGATTTCACAGATATGGTTAAAAAAGAAATCAGGCTCACGGGTTTTGAGAGGCAGTTCAAACGCAAAGACGGCAGTATATTCTGGGGAGTGGCATCGGGACAGTCTGTAAAAGATTCACACGATAACCTGCTCTACTATGAAGGCTCCCTGGTGGATACTACCGGGCAAAAAGAAAAAATCAAAGCGGAAAAAGCAAGGATTGCGGCTGAAGAGGCATCCCGGTCCAAAAGCGAATTTCTGGCCAATATGAGCCATGAAATCAGAACCCCGATGAACGCAATTATCGGTCTTGCCCATCTTGCACAAAAAACAGATATGACACCCAAACAAAATGATTACCTGAATAAGATAGAAGCATCGGGACTCTCGTTGCTCGGCATTATCAATGATATTCTGGATTTTTCCAAAATTGAGGCAAACAAACTGAGCATAGAGTCTATTGAGTTTGATCTTCAAGCAGTTCTGGACAATGTGGTCAACCTGATCAATATTAAAGCGGAAGAAAAGGGTCTTGAGCTTCTGTTTGATGTCAGCCGGGACGTCCCGCTCGGTCTTGTGGGTGATCCCCTCAGGCTGGGCCAGATTTTGATTAACCTTGCCGGAAACAGTATCAAGTTCACCCTTAACGGCCAGATTCTGATCAAAGTGGCCCTTCTGAACGAAGATCCTGAAAAGGCCAGAGCCAGATTGCAGTTTTCAGTTTCAGACAGCGGTATAGGCATGACCCAAGATCAGATCAGCAAACTTTTCCAGTCTTTTAGCCAGGCAGACGGGTCAACCACAAGACAATACGGAGGAACCGGGCTGGGGCTTACGATCAGCAAGCAGCTGGTTGGCATGATGGGAGGTGAAATATCAGTAAAAAGTATTTACGGAGAGGGAAGCACCTTTACCTTTACTGCTGAGTTCGGCGTTCAGACCCAAAAGCCCTTTATACCGATGATAAGCCCTGGAGAACTTCACGGAATGCGGGTGTTGATTGTGGATGACAATGAAAAGTCACGGGAAATTCTCAGGGATCTTATGAAAGAATTCCACTTTAACGTATCAGAGGTGCCGTCTGGGGAAGCAGCTATTTCAGAACTCAAGACAAGCTCGAAAAAAGCGCCCTACGACCTTGTACTCATGGACTGGCAGATGAATGGAATGGATGGTATCGAAACGGCAAGACGTATCAAAGAAGACAGCGGCATAGCAAAAATTCCGGCAATTCTCATGGTCACTGCATTTGGCAGGGAAGAGGTAATGAGTCAGGCACAAACGGTCGGCCTTGACGGTTTTTTGATCAAACCGATCAATCGCTCGTTATTATTTGATGCCATTATGGACCTGTTCGGCAGATCAAACCTGCCTGATCAAGATCTTGTCAGCAGGGAAACCACTCGAATCAATGGTATAGACTATGTCTGCGGGGCCAGGATTCTTCTGGTTGAAGATAACAAGATCAATCAGCAGGTGGCAACCGAACTGCTTGAAAGTGCAGGGCTGATTGTGACCGTGGCCGGAGACGGGCTTGAGGCCCTGGCTGTTTTAAAAGATACCGATTCTGTATTCGACGGTATTTTAATGGATATTCAAATGCCTAATATGGACGGATTTGAGACCACCCGGATGATCAGGAAAAACCCGGCTCTTTCTGAACTGCCCATTATTGCCATGACAGCCAATGCCATGGCAGGTGACCGTGAAAAATGCCTTGATGCAGGAATGAATGACCATATTCCCAAGCCCATTGAACCCGATATCCTGTTTAAAACCCTTATCAAATGGCTGCCTGAAACAGCTCCAAGATTGCCTCAGCATACAAATCTTGCCGATCACAAAAACAAAACAGACCTCCCCGGACACCTGAACGGCATTGATATGCAAACCGGCCTTCGAAGAACCGGCAATAATCCCGGTTTTTATTATAAGTTGCTGAAAGATTTTCTGGCAGGCCATGGAGATGATGCTGAACGCATCTTAGATGCCTTTGAAAAACATGATTTTGATCTGGCCCTGAGACTTGTTCACACATTAAAAGGCGTTGCCGGTGGAATCGGTGCAATTTCTTTATATGAATCCTCTCAAAAACTTGAATTATCCCTCAAAGAAAACCAGACCGATATCCAGAATGATCTATTTTCTCAACTCAGAAAAGACCTGCAACAGTTGGTTGACGGACTCACACCCCATATAAAAGAACCCCTGAATAAATCATATGCGGATAGCGCTCCTGTTGATAATGCTGCAATAGATGCACTGCTTGAAAAAATCCGGCTCATGATCGAAGAAATGGATCCTGATGCTGAAGAAAATGCAGGGAAATTACACCAGATTCTCAAACAAAATCATATTGCAGGTGCAGATCTGGCCGAAACACTGTTAACCCAATCAGGTGATTTTGATTTTGAGGCAGCCCTTATCACTTTTAATGAACTAAAAACCATTCTGCTGTCTAACATGCATGACCTTAAACACGAAGTTTGTGAAGAGGCATAA
- a CDS encoding GH3 auxin-responsive promoter family protein yields the protein MLILNSENWIKKRNKFIDKCRICHNELLKTCSEPDAVSAQILSDCVSRNRETDFGRRHNFGQIKTLTDYRRAVPIHQYADLEPWIQQILEGKERVLTVDAPYTMLKTSGTTGSSKAIPHTAHWRYRYRGPIIYALWGAYGKYFPQLWDHPYATLDFLWERELPKDFIGKIPHQGITNREISLGKTDFTPPWYNAPWVDFTDDSSGFMERIYLRIRHFIGQNLRMLAVIQPNRLLLMVQILSDMAERLIEDVHNGELCGKPLFEPKPELSARLEKLVQKDGILLPKSVWPNLDLIACWKSKQLGLYLEQIPALFPDTKILPLLTGSTEAMVTCPVDDHPEAGILTLTQGIYEFIPHDDENPDFSEENPETLSYDQLTVGKIYNVITTQANGLYRYDIGDLYQVVGYHGRVPRLAFVRRQGVYSSFNGEKLTETQVMDAFQAALGQLGLPSVLYSCFPVWSNPPRYVLIVEAGSGWPVSSMAGLPKEFDLALGYLNSEYEARIRTGRLARSVVKQVAPGTFQDNWNAKVAQGACAPQLKHHFCQKETSLLEEIESAGLVIETFF from the coding sequence ATGTTAATTTTAAATTCGGAAAACTGGATCAAGAAAAGAAATAAATTCATAGACAAATGCCGAATCTGTCACAATGAATTGCTCAAAACCTGTTCAGAACCGGATGCGGTATCTGCTCAAATACTTTCCGATTGCGTTTCCCGCAACAGGGAAACCGATTTTGGCAGGCGACACAATTTCGGACAGATAAAAACCCTTACGGATTATCGCCGCGCAGTACCCATTCATCAATACGCTGATCTTGAACCATGGATACAACAGATTCTGGAAGGCAAAGAGCGTGTATTAACCGTTGATGCTCCCTATACCATGCTGAAAACTTCCGGAACAACCGGTTCTTCAAAAGCCATTCCCCATACAGCCCACTGGCGATACAGGTATCGCGGGCCGATTATTTATGCCTTGTGGGGGGCTTATGGGAAATATTTCCCCCAGCTCTGGGATCATCCTTACGCCACACTTGATTTCTTGTGGGAACGTGAACTTCCAAAGGACTTTATCGGAAAGATCCCTCATCAGGGAATTACCAACCGGGAGATCTCTCTGGGAAAAACAGATTTTACACCTCCTTGGTATAATGCTCCCTGGGTGGATTTCACAGATGACAGTTCCGGATTTATGGAACGCATATATCTGAGAATACGGCATTTTATCGGACAAAACTTGAGAATGCTTGCAGTTATCCAGCCCAACCGGCTGCTGTTAATGGTGCAGATTCTGTCAGACATGGCCGAACGTTTGATCGAGGATGTCCATAATGGTGAATTATGCGGAAAACCTTTGTTTGAACCCAAACCGGAACTTTCAGCCCGGCTTGAAAAACTGGTGCAAAAAGACGGGATCTTACTTCCCAAGTCTGTATGGCCGAATCTGGATTTGATTGCCTGCTGGAAGTCAAAACAGCTTGGTTTATATCTTGAACAGATACCGGCGTTGTTTCCTGACACGAAAATTCTGCCCCTGCTCACAGGGTCAACCGAAGCAATGGTCACCTGTCCTGTTGATGATCACCCTGAAGCAGGCATTCTTACTCTCACCCAGGGAATCTATGAATTCATTCCCCATGACGATGAAAATCCTGATTTTTCTGAAGAAAATCCGGAAACTCTTTCTTATGACCAGCTGACCGTGGGAAAAATCTATAATGTGATCACAACCCAGGCCAATGGGCTGTATCGCTATGATATTGGAGATCTTTACCAGGTGGTTGGTTACCATGGCCGGGTTCCCCGCCTGGCCTTTGTCCGAAGGCAGGGTGTATACAGTTCTTTTAACGGAGAGAAATTGACGGAAACTCAGGTTATGGATGCTTTTCAGGCCGCTCTGGGGCAGTTGGGGCTGCCGTCTGTTCTTTATTCATGCTTTCCTGTCTGGTCAAATCCGCCAAGGTATGTATTAATTGTCGAGGCCGGATCAGGCTGGCCAGTTTCGAGTATGGCCGGACTGCCCAAAGAATTTGACCTCGCCCTGGGCTATCTTAATTCGGAATATGAGGCAAGGATCAGGACAGGGCGGCTGGCCCGGTCTGTAGTCAAGCAGGTTGCTCCCGGAACTTTTCAGGACAATTGGAATGCCAAAGTGGCCCAAGGGGCCTGTGCCCCTCAGTTAAAACATCATTTTTGTCAGAAGGAGACCAGTCTGCTGGAAGAGATCGAATCTGCCGGTCTGGTCATTGAAACATTTTTTTGA
- a CDS encoding class I SAM-dependent methyltransferase, giving the protein MDQNAKSLLYRHPHLYEALYPTPDQKTYASPAICNKICHAFLKTGPQSILDIGCGTGRYLNFLSEGCKNCIGVDFLPAMVDFAVSQYDHIDFFQGDMREFRLNRTFDLLICMGSTFLHALTNSDIERTLETFAAHSHRGSLLILDIKNFMGFVDNSVEEKVEKEINTDEFKGKSVTSRTFNRAKQLWIWKRTWYIQDHDPVEDYLEFRMLFPLEIEHYLSQSGFSVIGMFDNLDLEESDFKGERLYIAATYTGKNQSQVLADVQP; this is encoded by the coding sequence ATGGATCAAAATGCAAAAAGTCTGCTGTACAGACACCCTCACCTGTATGAAGCTCTCTACCCTACACCGGATCAGAAAACTTATGCAAGTCCCGCCATCTGTAACAAAATCTGCCATGCTTTTTTAAAGACCGGCCCACAATCAATTTTAGACATCGGCTGTGGAACAGGGCGTTACCTTAACTTTTTATCTGAAGGCTGTAAAAATTGCATTGGTGTGGATTTTCTGCCTGCCATGGTTGATTTTGCAGTATCCCAATATGATCACATTGATTTTTTTCAGGGGGATATGCGAGAATTTCGCCTCAACCGAACCTTTGATCTGCTGATCTGTATGGGCTCGACTTTTCTGCACGCATTGACAAACTCTGATATTGAAAGAACCCTGGAGACCTTTGCGGCACATTCCCACAGAGGAAGCCTACTGATACTGGATATCAAGAATTTTATGGGATTTGTCGACAACTCAGTGGAAGAAAAGGTGGAAAAAGAGATCAACACGGATGAATTCAAAGGCAAATCCGTTACCAGCCGGACATTCAACCGTGCAAAACAGCTCTGGATCTGGAAAAGAACCTGGTATATTCAAGATCATGACCCTGTGGAAGATTATCTGGAATTCAGAATGCTCTTTCCTCTGGAAATAGAACATTACCTTTCCCAAAGCGGCTTTTCCGTGATTGGGATGTTTGATAACCTTGATCTTGAGGAGAGCGATTTTAAAGGCGAACGGCTGTATATCGCGGCAACCTATACAGGAAAAAACCAAAGTCAGGTTTTAGCGGACGTTCAACCGTAA